A region from the Francisella orientalis FNO12 genome encodes:
- the ettA gene encoding energy-dependent translational throttle protein EttA, whose amino-acid sequence MAEKYIYSMHRVGKVVPPNKYILKDISLSFFDGAKIGVLGLNGSGKSTLLRIMAGLDTEIIGEAAPRKGVKIGYLPQEPKLDETKDVRGNVEEALSHLQEMLTRFDEISMKFCEPMSDDEMAKLLEEQGNLQNAIDAAGAWEIDRKLEVAAEALRLPPWDADVTKLSGGEARRVALCKLLLSAPDILLLDEPTNHLDAESVAWLEKFLAEYKGTVVAITHDRYFLDNVAEWILELDRGEGIPFKGNYSQWLEQKQKRLEMEERRESSHQKALKEELEWVRQNAKGRQAKSKARLAKFDELSSQEFQKRNETQELYIPPGERLGNNVINVKDLVKSFDDKLLVEGLEMNVYPGSIVGIIGANGAGKSTFFKMLTGKETPDFGEIKIGETVNLAYVDQSRDALDDNKTVWEEIAEGLDVITVGKFTIPSRQYVGRFNFKGADQQKYISQLSGGERNRVHLAKLLRSGGNVILLDEPTNDLDVETLIALEEAILAFPGCIMVISHDRWFLNRIATHMLAFEGNSEVVWFEGNYDAYIEDKKRRLGDKYDAITKIKYKRISVD is encoded by the coding sequence ATGGCTGAAAAATATATATACTCAATGCATAGGGTCGGCAAAGTTGTGCCACCTAACAAATATATCCTTAAAGATATTTCACTATCATTCTTTGATGGCGCAAAGATTGGTGTATTAGGTCTTAATGGTTCTGGTAAATCAACACTACTTAGAATTATGGCTGGTCTTGATACTGAGATTATTGGTGAAGCAGCTCCACGTAAAGGTGTCAAAATTGGTTATCTACCACAAGAACCAAAGTTAGATGAAACAAAAGATGTAAGAGGTAATGTTGAAGAGGCATTATCACACTTACAAGAGATGCTTACTAGATTTGATGAAATTAGTATGAAGTTTTGTGAGCCAATGTCAGATGATGAAATGGCTAAACTTCTAGAAGAGCAGGGTAACTTGCAAAATGCTATCGATGCTGCTGGAGCTTGGGAAATTGATCGTAAGCTAGAAGTTGCCGCAGAAGCGCTACGTTTGCCACCGTGGGATGCTGATGTTACTAAGTTATCAGGTGGCGAAGCTCGTCGTGTTGCTTTATGTAAACTTCTATTATCTGCTCCTGATATCCTACTTCTAGATGAGCCTACTAACCATTTAGATGCCGAGTCTGTAGCATGGTTAGAGAAGTTCTTGGCAGAGTACAAAGGTACAGTTGTAGCTATTACGCATGATAGATATTTCTTGGATAATGTTGCTGAGTGGATTCTTGAGCTTGATAGAGGTGAAGGTATACCATTTAAAGGTAACTATTCTCAATGGCTTGAGCAAAAACAAAAGCGTCTAGAGATGGAAGAAAGACGAGAGTCTTCACATCAAAAAGCTCTTAAAGAAGAGCTTGAGTGGGTGCGTCAAAATGCTAAAGGTCGTCAAGCTAAATCAAAAGCAAGATTAGCTAAATTTGACGAGTTAAGCTCTCAAGAGTTCCAAAAGCGTAATGAAACACAAGAGCTATATATCCCACCTGGAGAAAGACTAGGTAACAATGTAATTAATGTCAAAGATCTTGTTAAATCATTTGATGACAAGCTTCTTGTAGAGGGTCTTGAGATGAATGTATATCCAGGTTCGATTGTTGGTATCATCGGTGCTAACGGAGCAGGTAAATCGACATTCTTTAAGATGCTAACAGGTAAAGAAACGCCAGACTTTGGTGAAATCAAGATTGGTGAAACTGTAAATCTAGCTTATGTAGATCAATCACGTGATGCTCTAGATGATAACAAAACTGTTTGGGAAGAAATTGCAGAGGGTTTAGATGTAATTACAGTTGGTAAATTTACTATTCCATCTCGCCAATATGTAGGTAGGTTTAACTTCAAAGGTGCAGATCAGCAGAAGTATATTTCTCAGCTATCAGGTGGTGAGAGAAATCGTGTCCATCTTGCTAAGCTACTTAGAAGTGGTGGGAATGTTATCCTACTTGATGAACCTACAAACGATCTTGATGTCGAGACGTTAATAGCGCTTGAGGAAGCTATATTAGCATTCCCTGGTTGTATTATGGTTATCTCGCATGATAGATGGTTCCTAAACCGTATTGCTACACACATGCTTGCTTTTGAAGGTAACAGCGAAGTAGTTTGGTTTGAAGGTAACTACGATGCTTATATTGAAGACAAAAAACGTCGACTTGGTGATAAGTATGATGCTATTACTAAGATCAAATATAAGCGAATTTCTGTTGATTAA
- a CDS encoding MBL fold metallo-hydrolase — MMKYPNNKFSNPLGSSIRKGRGKDKDLLKFIFSSMFKKHKESFPKDHVLEKQQALEQLNKANNYSITWLGHAAFLIKLNGYSIVTDPFLSKTARPGFLGPKREIYSPLDLTDLPRIDMIIISHNRYDHLDSKVIKNFPNKENVKVVVPLGLSNFFIKRGFKNITEMGWWQEINVDEITIGCLPCVHFSGRGLFDRNKTLWASFSIKNKNKKVWFSGDTAYGEIFKEIGKKEDFFDIALIGIGAYEPRDFMCSVHATPEEAIQIAKDIKATKTIGMHWGTIRLTPEPFFEPPKRFKQAAIDQKYGDDNALILKIGETIKI, encoded by the coding sequence ATGATGAAATATCCTAACAATAAGTTTTCTAATCCTCTAGGTAGCTCTATACGTAAAGGAAGAGGTAAGGATAAGGATCTTCTAAAATTTATTTTTTCTTCTATGTTTAAGAAGCATAAAGAAAGTTTTCCTAAAGATCATGTCCTAGAAAAGCAACAGGCTTTAGAGCAATTAAATAAAGCTAATAACTATAGTATTACTTGGTTGGGGCATGCTGCTTTTTTGATTAAGCTTAATGGCTATTCTATTGTTACAGATCCTTTTTTGAGCAAAACTGCTAGACCTGGATTTTTAGGACCCAAAAGGGAAATATATTCTCCACTAGATTTAACAGATCTTCCAAGGATTGATATGATTATTATTAGTCATAATCGTTATGATCATTTAGACTCAAAAGTTATAAAGAACTTTCCAAATAAAGAAAATGTCAAAGTAGTAGTGCCTCTTGGGCTTAGTAATTTCTTTATTAAAAGAGGTTTTAAAAATATAACCGAAATGGGCTGGTGGCAAGAGATTAATGTAGATGAGATTACTATAGGCTGTTTACCATGTGTTCATTTTTCTGGTCGAGGATTATTTGACAGAAACAAAACTCTATGGGCTAGCTTCTCAATCAAAAATAAAAACAAGAAAGTATGGTTCTCAGGCGATACTGCTTATGGCGAAATATTTAAAGAAATTGGTAAAAAAGAAGATTTTTTTGATATCGCTTTGATAGGCATAGGAGCATACGAGCCTCGTGATTTTATGTGTTCTGTACATGCTACTCCGGAAGAGGCGATTCAAATAGCAAAAGATATAAAAGCGACCAAAACTATAGGCATGCACTGGGGAACTATCAGACTTACACCAGAGCCTTTTTTTGAGCCGCCTAAAAGATTCAAACAGGCAGCTATAGATCAAAAATATGGCGATGATAATGCTTTGATTTTAAAAATTGGTGAGACTATAAAGATATAG